In a genomic window of Amycolatopsis japonica:
- a CDS encoding M50 family metallopeptidase, translated as MVFILGIVLFALGICLSVALHEAGHMWAAKAFGMKVRRYFVGFGPTVFSFRRGETEYGLKWIPLGGFCDIAGMTALDEVTPDESKRAMWRFKTWKRTVVMSAGSAMHFILGFVILYLMAVTMGLPNPEAANAPTEPVISATACARSATTLEQLNDTTCPAGAPTPAKTAGIQSGDKIVSVAGKPTPTWTDVLAAVQVAGGPTPFVVERGGQRVNLTVDVPRVQRLLSDKTTVKEVGMIGASPVPKTLVATYGPVDAVGATLDFTGTMFAETGKRLIEFPSRIPAVVDSIFGGERDPNTPVSVVGASRIGGEAAERGLWEIFVLLLASLNFFIGVFNLLPLLPLDGGHIAVVWYERVRDWIRKLRGKAAGGPVDYTKLSAVTMVLVFIGGAVTLLTVTADIVNPVKLFQ; from the coding sequence GTGGTCTTCATTCTCGGGATCGTGCTGTTCGCGCTGGGCATCTGCCTGTCCGTCGCACTGCACGAGGCCGGTCACATGTGGGCGGCCAAAGCCTTCGGCATGAAGGTCCGGCGCTACTTCGTCGGCTTCGGGCCGACGGTCTTCTCCTTCCGCCGCGGTGAGACCGAGTACGGCCTCAAGTGGATCCCGCTCGGCGGGTTCTGCGACATCGCGGGCATGACCGCGCTCGACGAGGTCACCCCGGATGAGTCGAAGCGCGCGATGTGGCGCTTCAAGACCTGGAAGCGCACCGTCGTCATGTCGGCGGGCTCGGCGATGCACTTCATCCTCGGTTTCGTCATCCTCTACCTGATGGCCGTCACCATGGGCCTGCCGAACCCGGAAGCGGCGAACGCACCTACCGAGCCGGTGATCAGCGCCACGGCCTGCGCCCGTTCTGCCACCACCCTGGAGCAGCTCAACGACACGACCTGCCCGGCTGGCGCGCCGACCCCGGCGAAGACCGCCGGGATCCAATCCGGCGACAAGATCGTGTCGGTCGCCGGCAAGCCGACGCCGACCTGGACCGACGTGCTCGCGGCCGTCCAGGTCGCCGGTGGCCCGACGCCGTTCGTGGTCGAGCGTGGCGGGCAGCGGGTGAACTTGACCGTTGACGTGCCGCGGGTGCAGCGCCTGCTTTCCGACAAGACCACGGTCAAGGAAGTCGGCATGATCGGCGCTTCGCCGGTCCCGAAGACACTGGTGGCGACCTACGGCCCGGTCGACGCGGTCGGGGCGACGCTCGACTTCACCGGCACGATGTTCGCGGAGACCGGCAAGCGGCTGATCGAGTTCCCGTCGCGGATCCCCGCGGTGGTGGATTCCATCTTCGGCGGCGAGCGCGACCCGAACACCCCGGTCAGCGTCGTCGGCGCCAGCCGGATCGGTGGCGAGGCGGCCGAGCGTGGCCTGTGGGAGATCTTCGTGCTCCTGCTGGCGAGCCTGAACTTCTTCATCGGCGTGTTCAACCTGCTGCCGCTGCTCCCGCTCGACGGCGGGCATATCGCGGTCGTCTGGTACGAGCGGGTCCGCGACTGGATCCGGAAACTGCGCGGCAAGGCGGCGGGCGGACCGGTCGACTACACGAAGCTGTCCGCGGTCACGATGGTGCTCGTCTTCATCGGCGGCGCGGTGACTCTGCTCACCGTCACCGCCGACATCGTGAACCCGGTCAAGCTGTTTCAGTGA